A genomic segment from Anticarsia gemmatalis isolate Benzon Research Colony breed Stoneville strain chromosome 12, ilAntGemm2 primary, whole genome shotgun sequence encodes:
- the mael gene encoding germ-plasm component protein maelstrom isoform X2: MPKKAPKNGFYYFMLDFKGKQQKKGIHYNNMTDVAAAADPEWRNAPTSVRLHFEDIAKKEKNRNRAPEKYTSSGIPISVIQRQQKELEDAMDFEREDIKDMIKTKVLNNNQVLEEDFFVMDVNAMCKTENEYLIGESSVLRFSLRKGFKDFYHELINPGFIPYGYAYDVKMGCAELGLDMPDDSKEKANYLQILANLIDYLKQSDKTLKTLPPLYTMPDKVALVQDFINMLCHKAGEDEMIFRVYRVDTLFYQLINAIRTRKDEGFPKESLALLQLKKDVFKYSLHLGCEHHEAKDLARECTASRTKRWAYTIMDSCCPLVGIDLKPGLHVPKGCDIEGIIAIKEEKKVARALPTVAAWGGHSSFDSTLNDSTRDTSVADSSVASAEPRREKRTNAPMRMPQADYSASIRPAPELTDDNFPALSSGAGRGRGLSRSFNKMNINK; this comes from the exons ATGCCGAAAAAGGCGCCAAAGAATGGCTTCTACTATTTCATGCTGGATTTCAAAGGGAAACAGCAGAAGAAAGGAATACACTACAACAATATGACGGACGTTGCGGCTGCTGCGGACCCAGAGTGGAGG AATGCGCCAACATCAGTTCGCCTCCACTTTGAAGATATTGCGAAGAAAGAGAAAAATCGCAATCGAGCACCAGAGAAATACACCAGCAGTGGAATCCCTATATCAGTTATACAGAGACAGCAAAAGGAGCTGGAAGATGCCATGGATTTTGAACGAGAAGATATCAAAGATATGATCAAAACTAAAGTTTTGAACAACAACC AGGTCCTTGAAGAAGATTTCTTCGTGATGGATGTTAACGCCATGTGCAAGACGGAGAATGAGTACCTCATTGGAGAGAGCTCAGTGCTTCGATTCAGTCTGAGGAAGGGATTCAAGGACTTCTATCATGAACTGATCAATCCTG GTTTCATCCCATATGGATATGCGTATGATGTCAAAATGGGCTGCGCGGAGCTGGGCCTGGACATGCCAGATGACTCAAAGGAGAAGGCTAACTACTTGCAGATCCTAGCCAATCTGATTGACTACCTGAAACAGTCTGATAAGACTCTGAAGACTTTACCTCCGTTGTACACGATGCCGGACAAGGTGGCTCTTGTGCAAGATTTCATTAATATGCTGTGCCACAAAGCTG GGGAGGATGAGATGATCTTCCGCGTGTACCGCGTAGACACTCTGTTCTATCAGTTGATCAACGCGATCAGGACCCGCAAGGACGAAGGCTTCCCCAAAGAGTCTCTCGCGCTGCTGCAGCTCAAGAAAGACGTGTTCAAGTACTCGTTGCACCTGGGATGCGAG CATCATGAAGCCAAAGATCTTGCCCGGGAGTGCACGGCGTCGCGCACTAAGAGATGGGCGTACACCATCATGGACAGCTGCTGTCCCCTGGTGGGCATCGACCTCAAGCCTGGCCTGCACGTGCCTAAGGGCTGCGATATTGAA GGCATTATTGCGATAAAGGAAGAGAAGAAAGTAGCCAGGGCTTTGCCCACAGTCGCTGCGTGGGGG GGACACAGCAGTTTCGACTCCACTCTCAATGATTCCACCCGGGACACTAGCGTTGCCGACTCAAGCGTAGCCAGCGCTG AACCTCGACGTGAGAAGCGCACAAACGCTCCCATGCGGATGCCGCAAGCTGACT ACTCAGCTTCCATACGCCCGGCTCCGGAGCTCACGGATGATAACTTCCCGGCACTGTCTAGTGGCGCTGGCCGTG GTCGCGGCCTAAGCCGTTCATTCAACAAAATgaacataaacaaataa
- the mael gene encoding germ-plasm component protein maelstrom isoform X1 has translation MPKKAPKNGFYYFMLDFKGKQQKKGIHYNNMTDVAAAADPEWRNAPTSVRLHFEDIAKKEKNRNRAPEKYTSSGIPISVIQRQQKELEDAMDFEREDIKDMIKTKVLNNNQVLEEDFFVMDVNAMCKTENEYLIGESSVLRFSLRKGFKDFYHELINPGFIPYGYAYDVKMGCAELGLDMPDDSKEKANYLQILANLIDYLKQSDKTLKTLPPLYTMPDKVALVQDFINMLCHKAGEDEMIFRVYRVDTLFYQLINAIRTRKDEGFPKESLALLQLKKDVFKYSLHLGCEHHEAKDLARECTASRTKRWAYTIMDSCCPLVGIDLKPGLHVPKGCDIEGIIAIKEEKKVARALPTVAAWGGHSSFDSTLNDSTRDTSVADSSVASAVLEPRREKRTNAPMRMPQADYSASIRPAPELTDDNFPALSSGAGRGRGLSRSFNKMNINK, from the exons ATGCCGAAAAAGGCGCCAAAGAATGGCTTCTACTATTTCATGCTGGATTTCAAAGGGAAACAGCAGAAGAAAGGAATACACTACAACAATATGACGGACGTTGCGGCTGCTGCGGACCCAGAGTGGAGG AATGCGCCAACATCAGTTCGCCTCCACTTTGAAGATATTGCGAAGAAAGAGAAAAATCGCAATCGAGCACCAGAGAAATACACCAGCAGTGGAATCCCTATATCAGTTATACAGAGACAGCAAAAGGAGCTGGAAGATGCCATGGATTTTGAACGAGAAGATATCAAAGATATGATCAAAACTAAAGTTTTGAACAACAACC AGGTCCTTGAAGAAGATTTCTTCGTGATGGATGTTAACGCCATGTGCAAGACGGAGAATGAGTACCTCATTGGAGAGAGCTCAGTGCTTCGATTCAGTCTGAGGAAGGGATTCAAGGACTTCTATCATGAACTGATCAATCCTG GTTTCATCCCATATGGATATGCGTATGATGTCAAAATGGGCTGCGCGGAGCTGGGCCTGGACATGCCAGATGACTCAAAGGAGAAGGCTAACTACTTGCAGATCCTAGCCAATCTGATTGACTACCTGAAACAGTCTGATAAGACTCTGAAGACTTTACCTCCGTTGTACACGATGCCGGACAAGGTGGCTCTTGTGCAAGATTTCATTAATATGCTGTGCCACAAAGCTG GGGAGGATGAGATGATCTTCCGCGTGTACCGCGTAGACACTCTGTTCTATCAGTTGATCAACGCGATCAGGACCCGCAAGGACGAAGGCTTCCCCAAAGAGTCTCTCGCGCTGCTGCAGCTCAAGAAAGACGTGTTCAAGTACTCGTTGCACCTGGGATGCGAG CATCATGAAGCCAAAGATCTTGCCCGGGAGTGCACGGCGTCGCGCACTAAGAGATGGGCGTACACCATCATGGACAGCTGCTGTCCCCTGGTGGGCATCGACCTCAAGCCTGGCCTGCACGTGCCTAAGGGCTGCGATATTGAA GGCATTATTGCGATAAAGGAAGAGAAGAAAGTAGCCAGGGCTTTGCCCACAGTCGCTGCGTGGGGG GGACACAGCAGTTTCGACTCCACTCTCAATGATTCCACCCGGGACACTAGCGTTGCCGACTCAAGCGTAGCCAGCGCTG ttttagAACCTCGACGTGAGAAGCGCACAAACGCTCCCATGCGGATGCCGCAAGCTGACT ACTCAGCTTCCATACGCCCGGCTCCGGAGCTCACGGATGATAACTTCCCGGCACTGTCTAGTGGCGCTGGCCGTG GTCGCGGCCTAAGCCGTTCATTCAACAAAATgaacataaacaaataa
- the LOC142977287 gene encoding uncharacterized protein LOC142977287: protein MGRAYDYVKRQIVDFRLDMCCWVAPVKVGLLITGYLNIILAMISILGLSDDSFAPVLAQVQDAILGDNAKKPLPILAYSAELTANVILLAALYRKDIPLLRFYQRYCIAAVITSVLVYSMVIAAIGIITGFILVMSIVLQLYVLILVRSMIVEMKLEKKNIELPTLVMSSLIHEAAVKEVKIDSDVEAPSDSDNDDEKVEKKAKLETVNEHPKEESSDEEVKEKK from the exons ATGGGGCGCGCCTATGATTATGTGAAGCGGCAAATAGTGGATTTTAGGCTGGACATGTGTTGCTGGGTGGCGCCAGTGAAAGTCGGCTTACTTATTACTggttatttgaatattattttggcG ATGATATCAATACTAGGTCTATCAGACGACAGTTTCGCCCCAGTATTAGCGCAAGTCCAGGATGCGATCCTGGGCGACAACGCGAAGAAGCCGCTGCCAATCCTCGCCTACTCCGCCGAGCTGACAGCCAATGTTATCCTATTAGCCGCTTTATATCGG AAAGACATTCCGTTGCTGCGTTTCTACCAGCGGTACTGTATAGCTGCGGTGATTACTTCAGTGCTCGTCTACTCTATGGTCATAGCGGCTATTGGGATCATCACCGGCTTTATACTAGTCATGAGCATAG TACTCCAACTCTACGTACTAATACTCGTAAGAAGTATGATAGTAGAAATGAAGctagaaaagaaaaacatagaACTGCCAACTTTGGTGATGAGTTCATTGATCCACGAGGCTGCAGTCAAAGAGGTGAAGATAGACTCTGATGTCGAAGCACCTTCGGATTCCGACAATGACGATGAGAAAGTGGAGAAGAAAGCAAAACTTGAAACTGTGAACGAACACCCTAAAGAGGAATCGAGTGATGAAGAAGTGAAAGAAAAGAagtag